From a region of the Salinispira pacifica genome:
- the galE gene encoding UDP-glucose 4-epimerase GalE — MNVLVIGGAGYIGSHVTLELLEQGHSVEVFDNLSSGVRENLFSGAGFTHGDILQKEQLVSCMENKGPFDCVIHLAAFKAAGESMIKPEKYSVNNITGTLNILNSMSETGTPRIVFSSSAAVYGEPRYLPIDEKHECDPENYYGFTKLEIERFLQWYSKLRDIRFAALRYFNAAGYDAKGRITGLEQNPANLLPVIMEVAVSKRPELSIFGNDFDTEDGYGVRDYVHVSDLARAHVSAMEYLDTQNSDIIVNLGSESGISVNQMLETARRLTGQSIPSKVADRRPGDPAKLVASSREAKKLLNWEARESDVESLVSSTWQVYTRHFAI; from the coding sequence ATGAACGTATTGGTAATCGGCGGAGCAGGCTACATTGGAAGCCATGTAACCCTTGAGCTGCTTGAACAGGGGCACAGCGTTGAAGTCTTTGACAACCTTTCCAGCGGTGTGAGGGAAAACCTTTTCAGCGGTGCCGGATTCACTCATGGAGATATTCTTCAGAAGGAGCAGCTGGTGAGCTGCATGGAAAACAAGGGGCCGTTTGACTGTGTGATCCATCTTGCGGCGTTCAAGGCTGCCGGGGAGTCCATGATTAAACCGGAAAAGTACTCGGTGAATAATATCACCGGAACACTGAACATTCTCAACTCCATGTCGGAGACCGGAACGCCCCGGATCGTTTTCTCCTCCTCTGCTGCGGTTTACGGCGAACCCCGGTATCTTCCCATAGATGAGAAGCACGAATGCGACCCGGAAAACTACTACGGCTTCACAAAACTTGAGATCGAGCGCTTCCTCCAGTGGTACTCCAAACTCAGGGACATCCGTTTTGCCGCCCTCCGCTATTTCAATGCTGCTGGATATGACGCAAAAGGACGCATCACCGGGCTGGAACAGAATCCCGCAAACCTTCTCCCGGTGATCATGGAGGTGGCAGTCTCAAAGCGCCCTGAACTGAGCATTTTCGGAAACGATTTTGATACGGAGGATGGATACGGCGTACGGGATTACGTTCATGTGAGCGATCTGGCACGGGCCCACGTTTCGGCGATGGAATATCTCGATACCCAAAATTCCGACATCATCGTCAATCTGGGAAGCGAGTCGGGAATCTCGGTGAATCAAATGCTTGAAACCGCAAGAAGGCTCACTGGTCAGAGCATTCCGTCCAAAGTTGCCGACCGGCGCCCGGGGGATCCCGCAAAACTGGTAGCCTCAAGCAGGGAGGCCAAAAAGCTGCTGAACTGGGAGGCCCGGGAGAGCGATGTCGAAAGCCTGGTATCCAGCACCTGGCAGGTATATACCCGCCACTTTGCCATTTAA
- a CDS encoding ATP-dependent 6-phosphofructokinase, producing the protein MSENREKYDFTIPTLGLGKVKSPILLSKVFGDTIANYVSDDEKILYHIQVDEDSPGCAYEDYGTIQKAGPREKIYFNPDHVRAGIITCGGLCPGLNDVIRSAVRTLWYRYGVRRITGIKFGYNGLLGAVEDSLMDLNPDVVDDIHRIGGSILGSSRGGGDRTDEIVDAIERLNLNMLFTIGGDGTQKGALAIAEEIERRKLKIAVVGIPKTIDNDLSFIERSFGFETAVVRATESVFAAHQEAHSAINGVGLVKLMGRDSGFIAAHTAMASHDVNFVLIPEVPFDLEGADGLFEQLKKRLERRNHAVIVVAEGAGQEHLAADARTDASGNKVLGDIGLYLKRRIVEHFDSIGYPVNLKYIDPSYIIRSSVAIPTDSLYCSRLGTNAVHAAMAGKTKTLISLLNNHYVHVPIELATRTRNYVDPEGSLWRDVIDSTSMPIQMTNPKK; encoded by the coding sequence ATGTCTGAAAATAGAGAAAAGTACGATTTTACCATTCCAACCCTGGGGCTGGGAAAGGTAAAGTCCCCGATTCTTCTTTCCAAGGTGTTTGGAGATACTATAGCAAACTATGTGAGTGATGACGAGAAAATTCTCTACCATATTCAGGTGGATGAGGATTCTCCCGGCTGTGCCTATGAGGATTACGGCACCATTCAGAAGGCAGGACCAAGGGAAAAGATCTATTTCAATCCTGATCATGTGCGCGCCGGCATCATCACCTGCGGAGGGCTGTGTCCGGGGCTGAACGATGTCATCCGCTCTGCGGTACGCACTCTGTGGTACCGCTACGGAGTCAGGCGGATTACGGGCATCAAGTTCGGGTATAACGGTCTGCTGGGGGCGGTGGAAGATTCGCTCATGGATCTGAATCCTGATGTGGTGGATGATATTCACCGCATCGGCGGTAGCATTCTGGGAAGTTCACGGGGCGGCGGGGACCGCACCGATGAGATTGTGGATGCCATTGAGCGATTGAACCTCAACATGCTGTTCACAATAGGCGGAGACGGAACCCAGAAAGGGGCTCTTGCCATTGCAGAGGAAATCGAACGGAGAAAACTGAAAATCGCAGTGGTGGGCATACCGAAAACGATAGACAACGATCTCAGCTTTATCGAACGGAGTTTCGGGTTTGAAACGGCGGTTGTACGGGCCACCGAATCGGTATTTGCAGCCCACCAGGAAGCCCACTCCGCCATAAATGGTGTGGGACTTGTGAAGCTGATGGGCCGGGACAGCGGGTTTATCGCCGCCCATACCGCCATGGCAAGTCACGATGTGAATTTTGTACTCATCCCCGAAGTTCCCTTCGATCTTGAAGGTGCCGACGGTCTTTTTGAACAGCTGAAAAAGCGGTTGGAACGGAGAAACCATGCGGTTATCGTGGTGGCCGAAGGGGCCGGACAGGAACATCTTGCAGCCGATGCCCGCACCGATGCTTCGGGCAATAAAGTATTGGGGGATATCGGGCTATATCTGAAGCGGCGGATTGTGGAGCATTTTGATTCCATCGGATATCCGGTGAACCTGAAGTATATCGACCCCAGCTATATCATCCGGAGTTCCGTGGCCATTCCCACGGACAGTCTCTACTGCTCCCGTCTGGGCACCAATGCAGTGCATGCGGCAATGGCGGGGAAAACCAAGACCCTTATCAGTCTGTTGAACAACCACTATGTACATGTTCCAATAGAATTGGCAACCAGAACCAGAAATTACGTGGATCCCGAGGGCAGTCTGTGGAGGGATGTTATCGACTCCACCAGCATGCCGATCCAGATGACCAATCCGAAAAAATAA
- a CDS encoding histone deacetylase encodes MQIIYDPSDTLDISDYGIDIPISFNNARKTTELLTEDYRKSAENKAGEKAGENRRMASLPSWYHTELDPPPGTRELSAVHDPAYIGRLLDGGTNLEKEIIRTFELVDEDGNYNRYSPDSAGKNLEELFAVILRRGGGSAKAARLALEKGSAFYFGGGFHHAHYSFGSGFCFYNDMLAAREMLSSPGDAPLTWIIDIDAHKGDGTAELVQRMNEQEDRSVIDLSIHMAQGWPLDLKRIPPGYDADPAWIPAALDIPVFTHAQDQYLPLLRKGLEDMEAMSLKRWGRKTPELAFVVAGADPFEEDELPSTQLLKLSRSTMLERNRLVHGFLMERNIPAAYVQAGNYGNNSWKVYYDFLSELQARER; translated from the coding sequence ATGCAAATAATTTACGATCCGTCGGATACTCTTGATATTTCCGATTACGGTATAGATATACCCATCTCATTTAATAATGCACGGAAAACCACCGAGCTGCTCACTGAAGATTACCGGAAGTCCGCCGAAAATAAAGCCGGAGAAAAGGCCGGAGAAAATCGGCGCATGGCTTCTTTACCTTCCTGGTATCATACTGAGCTGGACCCGCCGCCGGGAACACGGGAGTTGTCGGCAGTGCACGATCCGGCGTATATCGGCCGGCTCTTGGACGGCGGAACAAACCTTGAAAAGGAAATTATCCGCACCTTCGAGCTGGTCGACGAAGATGGAAACTATAACCGGTATTCTCCCGATTCCGCTGGGAAAAACCTGGAAGAACTTTTTGCGGTTATCCTGAGACGGGGGGGCGGCAGTGCCAAAGCCGCCCGTCTGGCACTGGAAAAGGGTTCCGCCTTTTATTTCGGCGGAGGATTTCACCATGCTCACTACAGCTTCGGTTCGGGATTCTGTTTTTATAATGATATGCTTGCCGCACGTGAGATGCTTTCTTCCCCGGGGGATGCACCTCTTACCTGGATTATTGATATCGATGCCCATAAGGGCGACGGAACCGCAGAGCTTGTACAGAGGATGAATGAACAGGAAGACCGATCTGTTATAGATCTGAGCATTCATATGGCCCAGGGCTGGCCTCTGGATCTGAAACGCATACCACCGGGGTATGATGCGGATCCCGCCTGGATCCCCGCCGCTCTTGATATTCCCGTATTCACCCACGCCCAGGATCAGTACCTTCCCCTGCTTCGGAAAGGGCTGGAAGATATGGAAGCCATGAGTCTGAAACGCTGGGGCCGGAAAACCCCGGAACTTGCCTTCGTGGTGGCGGGAGCCGACCCCTTTGAGGAGGATGAGCTGCCATCCACCCAGCTTCTGAAGCTGAGCCGCAGCACCATGCTTGAACGCAACCGTCTGGTGCACGGTTTTCTCATGGAGCGGAATATCCCCGCAGCATACGTTCAGGCCGGAAACTACGGGAACAATTCATGGAAGGTGTATTACGATTTTCTCAGCGAATTGCAGGCCCGGGAGCGCTAG
- the serC gene encoding 3-phosphoserine/phosphohydroxythreonine transaminase, whose amino-acid sequence MARKYNFYAGPSTLPFEVLKELEKDLVDYQGSGLSLVETSHRSKEYDEVHFSVINGIKSLLDVPDDYEVLLLGGGATLQFSMIPQNLLGDKSSVDFVVSGTWAKKALADAKLYAEANVLWDGKDGAYTSLPSPADLKPNAESAYLHITSNETINGVQWKDFPESDIPVVADMSSDILSRPLPVDRFGLIYAGAQKNLAPAGVTMVIIRKDMINRAPEKLGAYLKYKTHADKDSLYNTPPVFPIWAMSKVLKWIEGKGGLEGIQELNSRKASLLYGVIDNTDGFYNCPVDKDVRSHMNVVFTLKNEELQDEFLKGASQRDMLGLKGHRSVGGCRASIYNAMPLEGVQALADYMKEFAKKNG is encoded by the coding sequence ATGGCACGAAAGTATAATTTCTACGCCGGACCTTCCACCCTGCCTTTTGAGGTGTTGAAGGAGCTTGAAAAGGATCTGGTTGATTATCAGGGCAGCGGTCTTTCTTTGGTGGAAACAAGTCACCGAAGCAAAGAATATGATGAGGTGCATTTTTCCGTTATCAACGGCATTAAATCCCTGCTCGATGTACCCGACGATTATGAGGTTCTCCTTCTGGGAGGCGGTGCAACCCTTCAGTTTTCAATGATTCCCCAGAATCTGCTGGGAGATAAATCTTCGGTGGATTTCGTTGTAAGCGGTACCTGGGCGAAAAAAGCGCTGGCGGATGCCAAGCTCTACGCTGAGGCCAATGTTCTCTGGGACGGGAAAGACGGAGCTTATACCAGTCTGCCTTCTCCTGCGGATTTGAAACCCAATGCGGAAAGCGCATATCTCCATATCACCAGCAATGAGACTATCAACGGTGTTCAGTGGAAGGATTTTCCCGAAAGTGATATTCCAGTTGTTGCGGATATGTCGTCAGATATTCTCTCCCGCCCCCTCCCTGTGGACCGTTTCGGACTGATCTATGCAGGTGCACAGAAAAACCTTGCCCCGGCCGGCGTTACCATGGTGATTATCCGGAAAGATATGATCAACCGGGCACCCGAAAAACTGGGAGCATACCTGAAATATAAAACCCACGCAGATAAAGACAGCCTGTACAACACCCCTCCGGTGTTCCCCATCTGGGCAATGAGCAAGGTTCTGAAATGGATCGAAGGAAAAGGCGGTCTTGAAGGAATTCAGGAATTGAACAGCCGGAAGGCTTCACTGCTGTACGGAGTGATTGATAATACCGACGGATTCTATAACTGCCCGGTGGATAAAGATGTGCGCAGCCACATGAATGTTGTGTTCACATTAAAGAATGAAGAGCTGCAGGATGAGTTCCTCAAAGGAGCTTCCCAGAGGGATATGCTCGGACTGAAGGGTCACCGCTCTGTGGGCGGATGCCGGGCGTCCATCTATAATGCAATGCCTCTGGAAGGTGTGCAGGCTCTTGCGGATTATATGAAAGAATTTGCAAAAAAGAACGGTTAA
- a CDS encoding Pycsar system effector family protein yields MKAFTEKLTVLLRILDTEQQNLQRSDSKATALLSTLGVFMVFFIVHFDKVSANVASLVLVFFYFIAAVLTIFSLLMVIRPKLVKVPREPKEEERGFQINPTFFGGISRFRTPGNYARYLADLAEDDHAVYTMFSKQLYAISKINMRKTKWLSRGMLFFITAITLELLSIISVYLDFTLS; encoded by the coding sequence ATGAAGGCATTTACCGAAAAGCTCACGGTGCTGTTGCGCATCCTGGACACAGAACAGCAAAATCTCCAGCGCTCAGATTCAAAAGCCACAGCACTGTTATCCACCCTGGGGGTATTCATGGTGTTTTTTATCGTTCACTTCGATAAGGTGTCGGCGAATGTCGCCAGCCTGGTGCTGGTGTTCTTCTACTTCATTGCCGCCGTCCTCACAATCTTCTCCCTGCTCATGGTTATTCGACCCAAACTGGTAAAGGTCCCCCGGGAGCCAAAAGAAGAAGAGCGGGGGTTTCAGATCAATCCCACGTTTTTCGGCGGTATCTCCCGTTTCAGAACCCCCGGCAATTATGCACGCTATCTTGCAGATCTGGCGGAGGATGATCATGCGGTGTATACCATGTTCAGCAAACAGTTGTATGCTATCTCAAAGATCAACATGCGGAAAACCAAATGGCTTTCCAGAGGAATGCTGTTTTTTATCACCGCCATCACTCTGGAGCTGTTATCCATTATTTCCGTATATCTTGATTTTACGTTAAGCTGA
- a CDS encoding alpha/beta fold hydrolase gives MREEQIHIPVKGSMAFARIWHAKGEARGIILLVHGALEHSGRYGNFALFLAHHGYHVVGYDLRAHGYSALSSKHAGDSRAITRAIQETPDFGYMPGEEGWYLYLDDFAQVVDYISARYSGLKIFVFSHSMGSMIARSALSLLPPGQLGKIRGMILSGTPGNGGLRAKAGRIIVNSAIKKNGDAHISPKIHDLAFGPYSKSRKFSSVRTEQDWISSVPDEVDSYIADPLCGTLMRLGFYKTLAEGNIYLYSKAYKKALTGKSIPLMMIAGDHDPVSSFGRSVLRLADFFRRLDWQDVRVKIYPQGRHELLHDAMKARVYDDLLDWLNEH, from the coding sequence ATGCGTGAGGAACAAATACATATACCCGTTAAGGGATCCATGGCCTTTGCCCGGATTTGGCATGCCAAGGGCGAAGCCAGGGGCATTATTCTGCTGGTTCACGGTGCGCTGGAGCATTCGGGACGGTACGGGAACTTCGCTCTTTTTCTGGCCCATCACGGGTATCATGTTGTGGGATACGACCTGAGAGCCCACGGCTACTCCGCGCTGAGCAGCAAACATGCGGGGGACTCCCGTGCCATTACCCGTGCAATTCAGGAAACTCCCGATTTCGGGTATATGCCCGGTGAAGAGGGGTGGTATCTGTATCTTGATGATTTCGCCCAGGTGGTGGATTACATAAGCGCCCGGTATTCGGGGCTCAAGATTTTTGTGTTTTCACACAGCATGGGATCCATGATCGCCCGTTCCGCCCTTTCGCTGCTGCCGCCGGGACAGCTTGGAAAAATCCGGGGAATGATCCTCAGCGGCACCCCGGGCAACGGAGGGCTGCGTGCCAAGGCCGGGAGGATCATCGTGAACTCTGCCATAAAGAAGAACGGAGATGCACATATCAGTCCCAAGATACATGATCTGGCCTTCGGTCCCTATTCAAAATCCCGGAAATTCTCCTCGGTGCGCACCGAGCAGGACTGGATCAGCAGCGTACCCGACGAAGTGGATTCATATATCGCCGATCCGCTTTGCGGTACCCTCATGCGCTTGGGCTTCTACAAGACCCTTGCAGAGGGCAACATCTATCTCTACAGCAAGGCATACAAAAAAGCCCTCACCGGGAAGAGCATCCCTCTCATGATGATCGCAGGGGACCATGATCCGGTAAGCTCCTTCGGCAGGAGCGTGCTGAGACTCGCAGATTTCTTCCGCCGTCTTGATTGGCAGGACGTACGGGTGAAGATCTACCCTCAGGGAAGACATGAACTTCTTCACGATGCCATGAAGGCCCGGGTCTACGATGATCTCCTTGACTGGCTGAACGAACACTGA
- a CDS encoding glucose-6-phosphate isomerase, with protein sequence MSEVQFRNFDETKAYKALQKLQAPSLSAVLDGKRVTSCNSSYELGKQETLHYNYAAKQVDNQILSVLQELSDEQQLIDKFRLIASGEYMNSGENRRVLHHLTRGQLAGSVSHEGRDLGAFYNEQNSRIADFAEEVHAGRITAENGKPFSTVVQVGIGGSDLGPRAMYLALKNHVNSSEGSGEAFRGRGEKLNARFISNVDPDDAADILREIDPSTTLFILVSKSGTTQETLTNEALVLDRLKHAGVKQPRKQIICVTSETSPLAKSSEYLDSFFIDDFIGGRYSSTSAVGGAVLSLAFGADVFREFLDGAHAADAAAMEAGILKNPALLDALIGIWERNFQGFPSTAVLPYSQAMSRFPAHLQQMDMESNGKHVNRDGEQLGYLTGPVIFGEPGTNGQHSFYQLLHQGTDIIPLQFIGFLNSQDGLDVNWEGSTSQQKLNANLAAQIIAFAKGKKDDNPNKTFQGERPSSLLYSKSLTPRVLGALLAHFENKVMFQGLVWNLNSFDQEGVQLGKVLTKQVLGDGELDPALQEFSALLGVRS encoded by the coding sequence ATGTCTGAAGTACAATTCCGAAATTTTGATGAAACCAAAGCATACAAAGCTCTGCAGAAATTGCAGGCCCCTTCACTATCTGCGGTCCTGGACGGTAAGCGGGTAACTTCCTGCAACTCATCCTATGAGCTGGGAAAACAGGAAACCCTTCACTACAACTACGCGGCCAAGCAGGTGGACAATCAGATCCTCTCGGTACTGCAGGAGCTGAGTGATGAGCAGCAGCTGATCGATAAATTCCGACTGATTGCATCGGGCGAATACATGAACAGCGGTGAAAACCGGCGGGTACTTCATCACCTCACCCGAGGACAGCTTGCAGGAAGCGTGAGCCATGAAGGCAGGGATCTGGGGGCGTTCTATAATGAACAGAACAGCCGGATAGCCGACTTCGCTGAGGAAGTACATGCCGGCCGGATCACCGCAGAGAACGGTAAGCCTTTTTCAACGGTTGTGCAGGTGGGTATCGGAGGATCAGACCTGGGGCCCAGGGCAATGTATCTCGCCCTGAAAAACCATGTGAACTCCAGTGAGGGTTCCGGGGAGGCATTCCGCGGCCGGGGAGAAAAACTGAATGCCCGTTTCATTTCCAATGTTGACCCCGACGATGCAGCAGATATCCTCAGAGAGATTGATCCCTCCACCACCCTCTTCATCCTGGTCTCCAAAAGCGGTACAACCCAGGAAACCCTTACCAATGAAGCGCTGGTGCTGGACCGGCTGAAGCACGCGGGGGTGAAGCAGCCCAGAAAGCAGATCATCTGTGTAACCAGCGAGACCAGCCCGCTGGCCAAAAGCAGTGAATATCTGGATTCCTTTTTTATTGATGATTTTATCGGAGGACGCTACAGTTCCACCAGCGCAGTGGGAGGTGCGGTACTCAGTCTGGCCTTCGGCGCGGATGTATTCAGAGAATTTCTGGACGGAGCCCACGCCGCAGATGCTGCCGCGATGGAAGCGGGTATTCTGAAAAACCCGGCATTACTGGATGCCCTCATCGGTATTTGGGAGCGGAATTTTCAGGGCTTCCCTTCAACTGCAGTACTTCCCTACAGCCAGGCCATGAGCCGCTTCCCCGCCCACCTTCAGCAGATGGATATGGAGAGCAACGGGAAACACGTAAACCGTGACGGGGAACAGCTGGGGTACCTTACCGGGCCGGTTATTTTCGGAGAACCCGGCACCAACGGCCAGCACAGCTTCTACCAGCTGCTTCACCAGGGCACGGACATCATTCCCCTGCAGTTCATCGGCTTTCTCAACAGCCAGGACGGTCTGGATGTGAACTGGGAAGGCTCCACAAGCCAGCAGAAGCTGAACGCAAATCTGGCGGCCCAGATTATCGCCTTCGCCAAGGGCAAGAAGGATGACAACCCCAATAAAACATTTCAGGGTGAACGCCCTTCAAGTCTGCTCTACAGCAAATCACTCACCCCCCGAGTTCTTGGCGCCCTTCTGGCCCATTTTGAAAACAAGGTAATGTTCCAGGGACTTGTGTGGAATCTGAACAGCTTCGATCAGGAAGGGGTTCAGCTGGGGAAAGTACTTACCAAGCAGGTGTTGGGAGACGGCGAGCTGGATCCTGCTCTCCAGGAATTCAGCGCACTCCTGGGGGTACGCAGCTGA
- the glnA gene encoding type I glutamate--ammonia ligase, which produces MSAKAILDMIQKEGIEYLDLQFGDMFGMLQHTTFVAKNMDEDQLTEGIPFDGSSIRAWKSIDKSDMVFKPDLESAFVDPFRERKTLVLFGDIYEPRTGERYERAPRNIAHRAVEYMKSLGIGDEVFFGPEPEFFIFDSVRIENSSNVSFFEVETGEGPWTSGNEGVNLGHKVRHKMGYFPATPQDTLMDLRSDIVNHMEDMGITVFLHHHEVATAQGEIGVKFGDIISAGDMVHKYKYAVKNTAYQYGKTATFMPKPMFGDNGSGMHVHASIWKDGKNTFAGDGYANLSETALYAIGGLLKHGRSIQAFTNPTGNSYRRLVPGYEAPVKLAYSATNRSAAVRIPYVTGDKARRFEFRCGDASGSPYLAFAAMTMAMIDGIKNKIDPGSALDKNIYDLPAEEADAIPSTCATQEEAIKEMLADKDWLTAGDVFDEAFIKAYTDYRLQEEVEIQKLQPTPVEFELYYDV; this is translated from the coding sequence ATGTCAGCGAAAGCAATTCTTGACATGATTCAAAAGGAAGGCATCGAATATCTGGATCTTCAGTTCGGTGATATGTTCGGTATGCTTCAGCATACTACCTTCGTTGCGAAAAATATGGATGAGGATCAGCTCACCGAAGGTATTCCTTTTGACGGTTCCAGCATTCGTGCATGGAAGAGCATCGATAAGTCCGATATGGTGTTTAAACCGGACCTGGAATCAGCGTTCGTAGACCCCTTTCGTGAGCGCAAAACTCTTGTACTCTTTGGCGATATCTACGAACCCCGGACCGGTGAACGCTATGAGCGTGCTCCCCGGAATATTGCTCACCGTGCGGTTGAGTACATGAAGAGCCTGGGTATCGGTGATGAGGTGTTCTTCGGTCCTGAACCCGAGTTTTTCATATTTGATTCGGTTCGGATTGAAAACTCTTCCAATGTCAGCTTCTTCGAAGTGGAAACCGGCGAAGGTCCCTGGACTTCAGGTAATGAAGGGGTGAACCTGGGTCATAAAGTGCGCCACAAGATGGGATATTTTCCCGCTACGCCCCAGGATACTCTCATGGATCTGAGAAGTGATATTGTGAATCACATGGAAGATATGGGAATTACCGTATTCCTTCACCACCATGAGGTAGCAACCGCCCAGGGTGAGATCGGAGTGAAATTCGGTGATATTATCAGCGCAGGCGACATGGTTCACAAGTACAAGTATGCCGTGAAAAACACCGCATACCAGTACGGAAAAACTGCAACCTTCATGCCCAAACCCATGTTCGGAGACAACGGCTCAGGAATGCACGTTCATGCTTCCATCTGGAAGGACGGTAAGAATACTTTTGCCGGCGACGGATACGCAAACCTCAGCGAGACCGCTCTCTATGCAATCGGCGGGCTTCTGAAACACGGCCGCTCCATTCAGGCATTCACCAACCCCACGGGAAACAGTTACCGTCGTCTGGTACCCGGCTACGAAGCGCCGGTTAAGCTGGCGTATTCTGCCACCAACCGTTCAGCTGCGGTGCGGATTCCTTATGTGACCGGCGATAAGGCCCGGCGCTTCGAGTTCCGCTGCGGTGACGCTTCCGGTTCGCCCTATCTTGCCTTCGCAGCAATGACCATGGCCATGATCGACGGTATTAAAAACAAAATTGATCCCGGCTCCGCACTGGATAAGAACATCTACGATCTGCCTGCGGAAGAAGCGGATGCGATTCCCTCCACCTGTGCAACTCAGGAAGAGGCAATCAAGGAAATGCTTGCAGATAAAGACTGGCTTACAGCCGGTGATGTGTTTGATGAAGCCTTCATCAAGGCATACACCGATTACCGCCTCCAGGAAGAGGTGGAAATACAGAAACTTCAGCCCACTCCGGTTGAGTTTGAACTGTACTACGACGTGTAA
- the ltrA gene encoding group II intron reverse transcriptase/maturase — protein MQTQGNRKIWYSLYGRMLERPRLEAAFRKVKAANGAPGVDGVSVKAFADRLAEQLDVLVKELKDKSYRPLPVLRVEIPKDGGGVRKLGIPSVRDRVVQQALLDILNPIFDPDFHPSSYGYRPGRSAHQAIEKASTFMRRYELEWVVDMDLSKCFDTLKHDFLLTQVRKRVADGSILNLIRLFLESGVMTDAGEENTEEGSPQGGVISPLLANIYLDFFDQWSMARGYRIVRYADDILIFASSQKGAERRLAAATHFLEEEMGLAVNREKTHITNLYEGVRYLGVVISRHHTRIQEKKVKAFKDKVRKLTRRNSGRPLGSTIYELNPVLRGFANYFRIANCTKVFRELMSWVRRRLRAIQLRLWKRSSRLHRRLRQLGFQGEFKHIKMSSWRSAKSPLAAMALQNKHFEEMNLFSLDKVQVAISVRQLAG, from the coding sequence ATGCAGACACAAGGAAATCGTAAAATCTGGTACAGCCTCTACGGCAGGATGCTCGAGAGACCACGGCTGGAGGCCGCTTTCAGGAAGGTGAAGGCAGCGAACGGAGCCCCCGGAGTAGACGGAGTGAGCGTCAAAGCCTTTGCCGACCGTCTGGCGGAGCAACTCGATGTACTTGTGAAGGAATTGAAGGACAAGAGCTACCGACCGCTTCCAGTCTTGAGGGTGGAAATACCCAAAGACGGGGGAGGAGTAAGGAAACTCGGGATACCTTCGGTTCGCGACCGGGTAGTCCAGCAAGCCTTACTGGACATTCTAAACCCAATATTTGACCCGGACTTTCATCCGTCCAGTTACGGATACCGACCGGGCAGAAGCGCACATCAGGCAATTGAGAAGGCATCTACGTTCATGCGCAGGTATGAATTGGAATGGGTAGTGGATATGGACTTGTCGAAGTGTTTTGACACACTGAAGCATGACTTTTTACTGACTCAAGTACGAAAACGAGTTGCCGATGGAAGCATCTTGAATCTCATACGCCTCTTTCTTGAAAGTGGTGTGATGACGGATGCTGGTGAAGAGAACACTGAAGAAGGGAGTCCCCAGGGCGGGGTGATTAGTCCGCTTCTCGCGAACATCTACCTCGACTTCTTTGACCAGTGGAGCATGGCACGAGGGTATCGCATAGTTCGCTATGCCGACGATATCCTCATCTTTGCTTCATCACAAAAAGGTGCGGAACGTCGGCTTGCAGCTGCAACGCATTTTCTGGAAGAAGAAATGGGACTGGCTGTGAATCGTGAGAAAACTCACATTACAAACCTGTATGAGGGGGTGCGCTACCTTGGAGTAGTAATCTCTCGTCACCACACCCGGATTCAGGAAAAGAAGGTGAAAGCCTTCAAGGACAAGGTCAGGAAACTGACCCGACGCAACAGCGGGAGACCGCTGGGATCGACAATTTACGAACTCAATCCAGTACTACGCGGGTTTGCTAACTATTTCAGGATAGCAAATTGTACGAAGGTATTCAGGGAGCTGATGAGCTGGGTACGCAGGCGATTGCGGGCTATTCAGTTGCGACTTTGGAAACGCTCTTCCCGGCTGCACCGCCGATTGCGGCAGCTGGGATTTCAAGGCGAGTTCAAACACATCAAGATGAGTTCGTGGAGATCGGCTAAAAGTCCGCTTGCAGCCATGGCGCTGCAAAACAAGCACTTTGAAGAGATGAATCTGTTTTCTCTCGACAAGGTACAGGTCGCAATTTCTGTCCGGCAGCTTGCTGGATAA